In Longimicrobiaceae bacterium, the DNA window GCGGAGACCTGGTTCCGCCGCGCGATCCTGCTTGGCCGGCAGAGCGGCGACTGGGAGTCGTATGCGCTCGCGTTCGGCGGACTTGGCAACCTGTATCTGCAGCGCGGCAATCTGCCAGCGGCCCACAAGTCGTTCCTGCGTGCGTATCGGGCAGCCAAGCGCAAGGGATTGCGGAACGTTCAGGGCATGGCCTTGCACGACCTGTTTGTTGTGGCCGTGAAGCGCCAGCAGGTTCGCGATGCTGAGGAACTCGCTGCATCGGCACTGCGGGCATATGGGCCGAACCACGCTCTGCTGCCGGTACTCGCACACGACGTGGCAGTGTTCTGGATGGACCAGGGCATCTTCGCACCCGCGCTCACGGTGCTAACAGCTCTCCAGACGCATTTCCCGCGTGCAGGCATGCATGCCCGCGTGCTCGCACACATCGCGAAGGCAGCAGCAGGTATTGACGACCGAAAGCGCTTCGAGGAAGCCTGGAGCGCTGCCGCGTCACTCGCCGGTGGAGCCGGGCCAGTCGAAAAGGTAGCCTGGGTCTATCTAGCGCTTGCAGAAGCGGCCGCGATGATGCAGGAGTGGGACAGGACGATCGATGCTGCAAAGCGTGCCATCCTCCTCGCCGACGCTCGGGAGGAGACGCAGGTCAAGGACCAGGCTGAAGCCTGGCTCGTGCAAGCTAACGAGGAGCAGTCCGCTCGTACGGCGGTGAAG includes these proteins:
- a CDS encoding tetratricopeptide repeat protein; the encoded protein is MKTTKPKSGSRRAPRPVRVPPPLTRGDEKFEGSSVLSEFEGEFGILLWQSLRNVLLWAATDPARRKGLFSAGAEERRRVKLLSADMDDALRGPLAVIARLLADPAGADRRRVAAACQRIGEWAEKNDKTATSLAYIQAAALTAASDARLSYSVGRIARERAEYPRAETWFRRAILLGRQSGDWESYALAFGGLGNLYLQRGNLPAAHKSFLRAYRAAKRKGLRNVQGMALHDLFVVAVKRQQVRDAEELAASALRAYGPNHALLPVLAHDVAVFWMDQGIFAPALTVLTALQTHFPRAGMHARVLAHIAKAAAGIDDRKRFEEAWSAAASLAGGAGPVEKVAWVYLALAEAAAMMQEWDRTIDAAKRAILLADAREETQVKDQAEAWLVQANEEQSARTAVKSDMDPWVQDHADSLAVNFARSLESKVAAR